The Porphyromonadaceae bacterium W3.11 DNA window TCCAGTTCTTCCAGTTTATTCTGCTCTTCAAACACTTAAATGGTATAAAGAGCTTGGTGGCGTGAAAGCAATGGAGAAGAAGAATATCGAGAAAGCTGGTCTTCTATATGATGCTATTGATAGCTCTAAGCTATTCCGTGGTACTGCACGTGAGCAAGATCGTTCACTAATGAACATCTGTTTCGTGATGAAAGATGAGTACAAGGAGCTTGAGAAAGAGTTCTTAGACTTTGCTACTTCTAAGGGTATGATGGGACTTAAGGGTCACCGTTCAGTAGGTGGTTTCCGTGCATCTACATACAATGCTCTTCCAATTGAAAGTGTTAAGGCTCTTATCGACGTAATGAAGGAGTTTGAGCGTAAGATCTAATTGACAAAGATATTACGGATCTCTAAGCAGGTAACTTACTATAGGAAAAACAGCTTAGTTGATTAGTAAGATATATTTTACTAGCTGGCTAGGTAGTTATTCTGCAATTCTATGTAGAGTAACTACCTAGCACAGCAAATAAAAGAGACTAAAGATAGATAACAATAGATATTAAATATTCGTATGGCAACTAAAGTATTGATTGCAACAGAGAAGCCTTTTGCTCCTATTGCAGTAGAAAAAATTAGAGATATTATTGAGGGTAACGGTTTTGAACTCGTTTTATGTGAAAAGTACACAGAGAAGAGTCAACTTCTTGCAGCCGTAGCTGACGTAGATGCTATGATTGTTCGCTCAGATAAAATTGATGCTGAGGTCATCGAGGCAGCTAAGAACCTTAAGATTGTGGTTCGTGCAGGTGCTGGTTATGACAATGTGGACTGTGAAGCTGCTACTAAGCATAATGTAGTGGTGATGAACACCCCAGGTCAGAACGCCAATGCTGTTGCCGAGCTAGTCTTCGCACTTCTACTTCACCACAAGCGTGCTCACTTAGGCGGTGGTAGCGGTAGTGAATTAATGGGCAAGCGTTTTGGTGTTATGTCTTATGGTAACATCGGTGAGAATGCAGCTCGTATCGCTAAAGGTTTTGGTATGGATGTCAGAGCATTTAGTCGCTCTACTCCATCTAACCACTTCTGGAAAGATGGGTATATGTTCTATAACGATAGAAAAACCATGTTCAGTGAAGTGGATATAATGGTCATCGCTATGCCATCAGCAGCCAATACTAAGGGTATGATCAACTATGAAATGATGAACGCTATGCCAAAGGGTGGTATTATCGTTAATATCGCACGTAAGGATCTTGTCAATGAAGAAGACCTTAAGAAAGTCCTAGCAGATCGTCCTGACCTTAGCTATCTAACTGATGTTAAGCCAGACTGTGAAGCCGAAATCGCTGAGAAGTTCCCAAAACAATATCTAGCTACTGCTAAGAAGATGGGTGCTCAGACTGCTGAAGCAAATATTAATGCAGGTATGGCTGCTGCTTCTCAAATCGTGGGCTTCATCAAAGATGGTAACGAGAAATTTAGAGTGAATAAGTAATTATAAAAGAAACAGCAATGGCAATTGTAAAACCATTTAAAGGAATAAGACCTCCTAAAGAACTTGTATTGAAAGTGAATTCTCGCCCTTATGATGTCCTTAATAGCGAAGAAGCTCGTGAGGAAGCAAAGGGTAATGAGATGTCATTATATCATATCATTCGTCCAGAGATCAACTTTCCTGTAGGAAAGGATGAGCATGACGAGGATGTTTATCAGATGGCAGCTACTCAATTCAAGAAGTTCCGCGATGAAGGTTGGTTGGTACAGGATGAGAAACCTTGTTACTACATCTATGCCCAGACAATGGATGGCCGTACTCAGTATGGTATAGTGGTAGGGGCTCATGTTGATGATTACATGAAGGGTAACATCAAGAAGCACGAATTGACTCGTAAAGACAAAGAAGAGGACCGCATGAAGCATGTTCGTGTGAATAATGCTAACGTAGAGCCTGTGTTCTTCTCTTTCGAGGACAATAAGATACTACAGGATATCATTGATAAGTATAAAAAGACTGAGCCAGAGTACGATTTCGTAGCTGAGATTGACGGCTTTGGTCACCACTTCTGGGTGGTAAGTGATGACAAGGATATTGAAACTATCACAAAAGCTTTTGCTGATATCCCTGTCATGTACATCGCTGATGGACACCACAGATCAGCTGCTGCAGCTCTTGTTGGTGACGAAAAGCGTCGTAATAACCCTAATCATACTGGTGATGAAGAGTATAACTACTTCATGGCAGTTTGTTTCCCTGCAAGTCACCTTCATATCATAGACTATAATCGTGTAGTTAAGGATTTGAATGGTAATACCCCAGAGGAATTTTTGGAAAAAGTATCAAAGAACTTCGACGTTGAAGAAAAAGAAGGTACATATAAGCCTAATAAGTTGCACAACTTTGGTTTGTATCTAGGTGGTAAGTGGTATTCACTGACCGCTAAGCCTGGTACATACGATGATAAAGATCCTATCGGTGTACTAGACGTTACAGTATCTTCTGATTTAATTCTTAGAGATATTTTAGGGATTGAAGATCTTCGTACAAGTAAGAGAATTGATTTTGTAGGTGGAATTCGTGGACTCAAAGAATTGGAGCGTAGAGTTGATAACGGTGAGATGGTTGCTGCTTTAGCACTTTATCCAGTCTCTATGCAACAGCTTATTGATATTGCCGATTCTGGTAATATTATGCCACCAAAGACTACTTGGTTTGAACCTAAGCTACGTAGTGGTCTCGTAATTCACTCACTTGAGGACGATAAGTAAATAGATCATATAAAAAAGATAGGCGAGTTCATTATGAACTTGCCTATCAAAAAAACTTTTAATTTATAACTAATATATAATATGTCAAATAAGAAGCGTACAGAGAGCGACCTTTTGGGAGCTATGGAGATTGACAACGAGCATCTTTATGGTATTCAGACTGAGAGAGCAATGATTAATTTCAAGTTCTCTCCATTCAAAGTAAATACTTATCCATACTTTGTTGAAGCTTTGGCTATCACAAAGCAGGGTGCAGCAATTGCTAACCACAAGCTAGGTCTTCTAACTGATGAGGTAAAAGACGCGATTGTTCAAGCATGTGAAGAGATTCGTGATGGAAAGCACCATGAGCACTTCCCTGTAGATATGATACAGGGTGGAGCAGGTACATCTACCAACATGAACGCTAATGAGGTGATTGCTAACCGTGCTCTAGAGATCATGGGTTACGAAAGAGGTGATTATGCTAAGCACTGTACACCTAATGACCACGTGAACCGTTCACAATCTACCAATGATGCATATCCAACTGCTATCCACTTAGGTCTATACAGAACTTATCTTGCTATTATCCCTCATATCGAAGAGATGGTAAAAGCACTTCGTAAGAAAGGTGAAGAGTTCAAAGACGTTGTGAAGATGGGACGTACTCAGCTTCAGGATGCTGTGCCAATGACACTTGGACAGACTTTCAATGGCTTTGCTTCTATCCTTGAAGAAGAAATCCCTAATCTTAAGCATGCTTCTGATCAGCTTCTTGTTGTGAACATGGGTGCTACAGCTATCGGTACAGGTATTACTTCTGAGCCAGGGTATGCTGAAGCATGTATTGATGCACTACGTGATATTACTGGATGGGATATCTCTTTAGCACATGACCTAGTAGGTGCTACATCTGACACATCACACCTCATTGGATACTCAGCTGCTCTTCGTAGAATTGCTGTTAAGGTGAGCAAGATCAGTAATGACCTTCGCCTTCTTTCAAGTGGTCCTCGTGCAGGCCTTGGTGAGATTGAGCTACCAGCTCGTCAGCCAGGATCAAGTATCATGCCAGGAAAGGTTAACCCTGTAATCCCTGAAGTTGCTACACAAGCAGCTCTTAAGATTATTGGTAATGATGTCGCTGTTACTATGGCTGGAGAAGCTTCACAGATGGAGCTTAACGCTATGGAGCCAGTTATGGCACAGTGCTGCTTCGAGAGCTCTGACTATCTAGTTACTGCTCTTGATACTCTTCGTGAGCTATGTATCGTTGGTATTAAGGCAAATGCTGAGAAGACCCTTGAGGATGTTCATAATAGCCTTGGTATCGTAACCGCTCTAAATCCATTCATCGGTTACAAGAACTCTACTAAGATTGCTAAGGAAGCGGTAGCTACTGGTAAGGGTATTGTAGAGATTGTTCTTGAGAAGGGTATTCTTTCTAAGGAGCAACTAGATACTATCCTTGATCCACAGAACTTGATCAAGCCAGTTCACCTAGATATTAAGCCACTTAAGGACTTTGAAGGCTAATATCATACATAAGTGAGACGTTAGTTAGTCTTTATTGCTTATATAGCACAGCCACACATAGCGTTATCAGCTATGTGTGGCTTTTTTAGTACCTTTGGAGTAAAGAAATACTCATTATGGCACGACGAAAAAAATCTAATGTCAAAGGTGTGTACTGGCGTAAGCAAGGACATGATAAGGACCAGAGACTCTTTTATTCTATTAGCGAAGTCGCTGAGATGTTTGATATTGAGGAGCACATGCTTCGGACATGGGAAAAGCATACACCTCTCAAACCTCAACGCTCTGTTAGTAGCGGTGCTAGGATGTACACTAATGAGGATTTGAAATTGGTGGAGCGACTAAGATATCTGATCGTAGAGAAAGGGATTCAATTATCTATGGTCTCAAAGTTTATTGACCTTGGTAGTCTAGAAACAGAATTAAAGATTCGTGACAAACTTTTGGACATAAGAAAGAAAGTGACAGCACTCAGAGCCATGGTTGATGAGCAATTAGACGAAGCCAATCCAGATATATTATAAGCAAATAGAGTGAAGAACAACGATAGAAGAAAAATCATCGCAGGAGACGGAATGAATATAAGAGTATTAGGCTCTGGTTCAGCGTTACCTAAGCCTAATCATTACCCCAGTTCTCACGTCTTGCAGATACGAGATAAGTCCTATATGATCGATTGTGGAGAAGGGACTCAGATGCAAATGATGCGTTATGGTGTTCCCTTTAAGAATCTTCATCGGATTTTTATCTCTCACCTCCATGGTGATCACTGCTTAGGGCTTCCGGGACTATTAAGTACGCTGTCCTTAATAGGTCTTGATTATCCAGTCCATATTTATGGTCCTCAAGGCATAAAAAAATATATTGATGGGATAGTAGAGC harbors:
- a CDS encoding MerR family transcriptional regulator, which translates into the protein MARRKKSNVKGVYWRKQGHDKDQRLFYSISEVAEMFDIEEHMLRTWEKHTPLKPQRSVSSGARMYTNEDLKLVERLRYLIVEKGIQLSMVSKFIDLGSLETELKIRDKLLDIRKKVTALRAMVDEQLDEANPDIL
- a CDS encoding aspartate ammonia-lyase translates to MSNKKRTESDLLGAMEIDNEHLYGIQTERAMINFKFSPFKVNTYPYFVEALAITKQGAAIANHKLGLLTDEVKDAIVQACEEIRDGKHHEHFPVDMIQGGAGTSTNMNANEVIANRALEIMGYERGDYAKHCTPNDHVNRSQSTNDAYPTAIHLGLYRTYLAIIPHIEEMVKALRKKGEEFKDVVKMGRTQLQDAVPMTLGQTFNGFASILEEEIPNLKHASDQLLVVNMGATAIGTGITSEPGYAEACIDALRDITGWDISLAHDLVGATSDTSHLIGYSAALRRIAVKVSKISNDLRLLSSGPRAGLGEIELPARQPGSSIMPGKVNPVIPEVATQAALKIIGNDVAVTMAGEASQMELNAMEPVMAQCCFESSDYLVTALDTLRELCIVGIKANAEKTLEDVHNSLGIVTALNPFIGYKNSTKIAKEAVATGKGIVEIVLEKGILSKEQLDTILDPQNLIKPVHLDIKPLKDFEG
- a CDS encoding DUF1015 domain-containing protein, translating into MAIVKPFKGIRPPKELVLKVNSRPYDVLNSEEAREEAKGNEMSLYHIIRPEINFPVGKDEHDEDVYQMAATQFKKFRDEGWLVQDEKPCYYIYAQTMDGRTQYGIVVGAHVDDYMKGNIKKHELTRKDKEEDRMKHVRVNNANVEPVFFSFEDNKILQDIIDKYKKTEPEYDFVAEIDGFGHHFWVVSDDKDIETITKAFADIPVMYIADGHHRSAAAALVGDEKRRNNPNHTGDEEYNYFMAVCFPASHLHIIDYNRVVKDLNGNTPEEFLEKVSKNFDVEEKEGTYKPNKLHNFGLYLGGKWYSLTAKPGTYDDKDPIGVLDVTVSSDLILRDILGIEDLRTSKRIDFVGGIRGLKELERRVDNGEMVAALALYPVSMQQLIDIADSGNIMPPKTTWFEPKLRSGLVIHSLEDDK
- a CDS encoding NAD(P)-dependent oxidoreductase, giving the protein MATKVLIATEKPFAPIAVEKIRDIIEGNGFELVLCEKYTEKSQLLAAVADVDAMIVRSDKIDAEVIEAAKNLKIVVRAGAGYDNVDCEAATKHNVVVMNTPGQNANAVAELVFALLLHHKRAHLGGGSGSELMGKRFGVMSYGNIGENAARIAKGFGMDVRAFSRSTPSNHFWKDGYMFYNDRKTMFSEVDIMVIAMPSAANTKGMINYEMMNAMPKGGIIVNIARKDLVNEEDLKKVLADRPDLSYLTDVKPDCEAEIAEKFPKQYLATAKKMGAQTAEANINAGMAAASQIVGFIKDGNEKFRVNK